Proteins encoded within one genomic window of Vidua macroura isolate BioBank_ID:100142 chromosome 2, ASM2450914v1, whole genome shotgun sequence:
- the MIX23 gene encoding protein MIX23 isoform X1 has translation MAAPSGAASCEDFAEFQELLRVMRTIDDRIVHELNTTIPTASFVGKVDPGQTCKELYESLMDAHTNRERIIKNCISQTSAVVKTLKEEREKAHEDAALLKQLRKEQTKLKLMQSELNVEEVVNDRSWKVFNERCRIHYKPPKSQ, from the exons ATGGCGGCGCCCAGCGGAGCGGCGAGCTGCGAGGACTTCGCCGAATTCCAG gagctgctcagggtGATGAGGACAATCGATGATAGAATTGTTCATGAATTAAACACTACAATTCCAACAGCTTCCTTTGTGGGGAAAGTTGATCCTGGCCAGACGTGTAAAGAGCTGTACGAGTCT TTAATGGATGCTCACACCAATAGAGAAAGAATCATCAAAAACTGCATCTCTCAGACTTCCGCTGTAGTGAAAACTCTcaaagaagagagggaaaaggccCATGAAGATGCAGCATTATTAAAGCAACTCAGGAAAGAGCAGACAAAG TTGAAATTGATGCAGTCGGAGCTCAATGTTGAAGAAGTGGTAAACGACAGAAGCTGGAAG GTATTTAACGAGCGGTGCCGAATTCACTACAAGCCTCCGAAGAGTCAATGA
- the MIX23 gene encoding protein MIX23 isoform X2, whose product MRTIDDRIVHELNTTIPTASFVGKVDPGQTCKELYESLMDAHTNRERIIKNCISQTSAVVKTLKEEREKAHEDAALLKQLRKEQTKLKLMQSELNVEEVVNDRSWKVFNERCRIHYKPPKSQ is encoded by the exons ATGAGGACAATCGATGATAGAATTGTTCATGAATTAAACACTACAATTCCAACAGCTTCCTTTGTGGGGAAAGTTGATCCTGGCCAGACGTGTAAAGAGCTGTACGAGTCT TTAATGGATGCTCACACCAATAGAGAAAGAATCATCAAAAACTGCATCTCTCAGACTTCCGCTGTAGTGAAAACTCTcaaagaagagagggaaaaggccCATGAAGATGCAGCATTATTAAAGCAACTCAGGAAAGAGCAGACAAAG TTGAAATTGATGCAGTCGGAGCTCAATGTTGAAGAAGTGGTAAACGACAGAAGCTGGAAG GTATTTAACGAGCGGTGCCGAATTCACTACAAGCCTCCGAAGAGTCAATGA